The following are encoded together in the Babesia microti strain RI chromosome II, complete genome genome:
- a CDS encoding hypothetical protein (overlaps_old_locusTagID:BBM_II02685), whose amino-acid sequence MPKSEVLTSQLSYIFKIFDRGQKGKLDNSDICAIFSNLLGVIPTNDELTFIISHLRSIANSNIHDLNLSTFISAINTELSSKPLSSLLRGVFYGLSGGKDVITTNELLDMAKKAYINISPEAEYRLLAIFPNGTATFDTFVEAIGQSI is encoded by the coding sequence ATGCCCAAATCCGAGGTTTTAACATCTCAACTTTcttatatattcaaaatctTTGACAGAGGACAGAAAGGCAAATTGGATAACTCCGATATTTGTGctatattttcaaatttgttaGGAGTAATCCCTACTAACGATGAACTCACATTTATCATATCTCATTTACGCTCGATAGCTAATTCTAACATTCATGATTTAAACCTTTCAACTTTTATATCTGCAATAAATACTGAATTATCTTCCAAACCCCTCTCTTCTTTGCTAAGGGGTGTGTTTTATGGACTATCTGGAGGTAAAGATGTTATCACTACTAATGAACTGTTAGACATGGCTAAAAAAGCTTACATAAATATCTCTCCAGAAGCAGAATACAGACTTTTGGCGATATTTCCAAATGGAACCGCCACCTTTGATACTTTTGTGGAGGCCATAGGGCAaagtatataa
- a CDS encoding BmGPI7, B microti specific (overlaps_old_locusTagID:BBM_II02690), giving the protein MNEYLIYCIVSVSLINGITASIKHKISSDIVRIFSDESLNLNEDTLPKWITTKYHKEGDRHRFDLTVDESHKLKYILWDGIKKEITNKEVSKYRIYLCNAHVFNAKLTLVKNNNDEFVLIENMNLTKIPLWMKMNLIAEKYHYKKPIYVDIVNLPKEIAKINIDGIELVKLSNDYSENNFIKGIKWDDIWEYICPDGFEINDLAYEKIKTTVYLKITLKDIDKKSVKMIEKKINLNEKISNNKTHKTYLRRYLGSGNLSNKKLLDIDLHSDELSDKIEALAFYNKILIRINPEVSNEYGIGSLNWIHKIYTSDGTYIHASTIEPLEINKLLLSIYYSHGGEIFIARHLNMIEVDKIPNWIKKINESIVSFISDNKGTSFDLCEETLPTILTLNQNNPDFIMLKVKHDEEIKNRITEISMDSINITNIKYSQPLDRILIKREENDIYINILTKIYDRWNYDFSSNLLKLSCKKTPGWLKFEQKGVKSQMTLDLTRDVIDPNISATQFKNLLILEANHESGYYGMHNISWNGRWMYTTDNMPIGLIILESIDRNLIEITLINLSFYNTTKYNYKTQLVKIPNWISAISKEFSQEYAQGKPLDISNDTLPSNIISRNYGSVIDLESKNIYDAEHKISKIIWKGEVSNIQKGLFTKATLKIDDEGFLDAQIEYIDGRDLRFDMFKSTSKGKTPLWIKEINKDMAKRMENKIGVTLKLCENSIISEMDVNHDEFQTEFVIKEDLKKTNDIIGVDWGTGADFISYEDEIIEKVNLNKKNKEILITKSIMKDGISEKRLDKGVMKCTETPKWFSADVGNNAMFQTLTTVMLIVPLYCLTY; this is encoded by the coding sequence atGAATgaatatctaatttattgcattGTCTCAGTGTCACTAATAAATGGCATAACTGCATCAATCAAACACAAAATCAGTAGCGATATTGTTAGAATATTTTCGGATgaatcattaaatttgaatgaaGACACATTACCTAAGTGGATAACTACAAAATACCATAAGGAAGGAGATAGGCATAGGTTCGATCTTACGGTTGATGAGAGCcataaattgaaatatatactatggGACGGAATTAAAAAggaaattacaaataaagaGGTTTCaaaatatagaatataCTTATGCAATGCACATGTATTTAATGCTAAATTGACTTTagtaaaaaataataatgacGAGTTTGTTCTTATAGAAAATATGAATCTAACTAAAATTCCATTAtggatgaaaatgaatttaatagccgaaaaatatcattacaAGAAACCAATATATGTggatattgttaatttgcCAAAAGAAATCgccaaaattaatattgatgGCATAGAATTGGTGaaattatctaatgatTATTCGGAAAATAACTTTATCAAGGGAATTAAATGGGATGATATATGGGAATATATCTGCCCAGATGgatttgaaataaatgatttggcATACGAAAAGATCAAAACTACGGTATATCTGAAAATTACACTAAAAGATATAGATAAAAAATCAGTAAAAATGATAgagaaaaaaattaatctgaatgaaaaaatatcaaacaacAAAACACATAAGACATATTTAAGAAGATATTTAGGAAGTGGAAATTTAAGTAATAAAAAGTTACTTGATATTGACCTACATAGTGATGAATTATCAGACAAAATTGAGGCACTTGCATTCTATAATAAGATATTAATAAGGATTAATCCTGAAGTCAGCAATGAATATGGAATTGGAAGTTTAAATTGGattcataaaatatataccagTGACGGAACGTATATACATGCTTCAACAATAGAACCATTagaaataaacaaattattattgtctATATATTACAGTCATGGCGgagaaatatttattgcaagACATTTGAATATGATTGAAGTAGATAAAATCCCAAATTggattaaaaaaattaatgaatcAATTGTATCTTTCATAAGTGATAATAAAGGAACGTCCTTTGATTTATGTGAAGAAACATTGCCAACTATATTAACAttaaatcaaaataatcCTGATTTTATCATGCTTAAGGTAAAACATGATGaagaaattaaaaatagaATAACTGAAATAAGTATGGATAgcataaatataacaaatattaaatatagtcAACCTTTGGATAgaatattaataaaacGTGAAGagaatgatatatatataaatatattaacaaaaatttatgaTCGCTGGAATTATGATTTTAGTTCGAATTTACTCAAACTATCATGCAAAAAAACACCAGGTTGGCTTAAATTCGAGCAAAAGGGAGTTAAAAGCCAAATGACTCTTGATCTAACTAGAGATGTAATTGATCCTAACATAAGTGCTacacaatttaaaaatctTTTGATCTTAGAGGCTAATCATGAAAGTGGTTATTATGGAATGCATAATATAAGTTGGAATGGTAGATGGATGTATACGACAGACAATATGCCTATTGGTCTTATAATCCTAGAAAGTATTGATAGGAATCTAATTGAAATTAcattgattaatttgaGTTTCTATAATACCACAAAATACAACTACAAAACACAATTAGTCAAGATACCTAATTGGATTAGTGCAATATCTAAAGAATTTTCACAAGAATACGCACAAGGAAAGCCATTAGATATATCTAATGACACACTTCCatctaatattatatctaGAAATTATGGATCCGTGATAGATTTAGAGTCAAAGAATATATATGACGCTGAACATAAAATCAGTAAAATCATTTGGAAAGGGGAAGTATCTAACATTCAAAAAGGACTTTTTACAAAAGCTACACTCAAAATAGATGATGAAGGATTTTTAGATGCACAAATAGAATACATTGACGGGCGCGATTTACGATTCGACATGTTTAAATCAACGTCAAAAGGAAAAACACCTTTGTGGATCAAAGAAATTAACAAAGATATGGCCAAACGTATGgaaaataaaattggcGTGACATTAAAATTGTGTGAAAATAGTATTATTAGCGAAATGGATGTAAATCATGATGAATTTCAAACTGAGTTTGTTATTAAAGAAGATCTTAAAAAAaccaatgatattataGGTGTAGATTGGGGAACTGGAGCCGATTTTATATCTTATGAGgatgaaattattgaaaaggTGAACttgaataaaaaaaataagGAAATATTAATCACCAAATCAATAATGAAAGATGGTATCAGTGAGAAAAGGTTGGATAAAGGTGTTATGAAATGCACTGAAACACCTAAATGGTTCAGTGCTGATGTAGGAAATAATGCTATGTTTCAAACATTGACGACTGTAATGCTTATTGTACCTCTCTATTGTTTAACGTACTAA